From Deferrisoma camini S3R1, the proteins below share one genomic window:
- a CDS encoding Do family serine endopeptidase — protein sequence MAVATTGWFFLRTLSAEDGSDGCPGPPRALRGASALGRGRPARIGVVAILAAVLTLLAGGNAAAGNPRETPVVRAVRKASPAVVNISTEIVSRESPFVGLNPFFEEFFRDFFGELPETARRARSLGSGVIIRPDGTILTNEHVIANATRITVTRVNGETYEAELVGADGQTDLAVLRVKAEGKLPYLEMGTSGDLMIGETVIAIGNPFGLSHTVTTGVVSAVNRTIRGDNDRVYTDFIQTDASINPGNSGGPLLNILGELVGINTAIYQKAQGIGFAIPIDKARRIVESLLTYGTVHRAWLGIHVQDLNPDLARYFGVKKGVVITRVFEDSPAAQAGLERGDVIVAMGGRPVEDRETFFQRLAGYTAGNRIRLRVLRRGKEEEHTVATREIPDEYVEYLAKEWLGLEVTPNSRALARKYGLFTDRGMVIVRVTPRSAAARAGIEPGDVLRQVNDQRVDSASSFREAVLAASQRETVVLVVQRGRVAYYVTLTP from the coding sequence ATGGCGGTGGCGACAACGGGCTGGTTCTTCCTGCGGACCCTTTCTGCCGAAGACGGATCGGATGGCTGCCCCGGTCCCCCCCGGGCCCTCCGGGGGGCCTCGGCCCTCGGAAGGGGGCGGCCCGCCCGGATCGGGGTGGTGGCGATCCTGGCCGCCGTCCTGACCCTGCTGGCCGGCGGGAACGCCGCGGCCGGCAACCCCCGCGAGACGCCGGTGGTGCGGGCGGTGCGCAAGGCCAGCCCGGCGGTGGTGAACATCTCCACCGAGATCGTGAGCCGCGAGAGCCCGTTCGTGGGCCTGAACCCCTTCTTCGAGGAGTTCTTCCGCGACTTCTTCGGCGAGCTGCCCGAGACCGCCCGCCGGGCCCGCAGCCTCGGCTCGGGGGTGATCATCCGGCCGGACGGCACCATCCTGACCAACGAGCACGTGATCGCCAACGCCACCCGCATCACCGTGACCCGGGTCAACGGCGAGACGTACGAGGCCGAGCTGGTGGGGGCCGACGGCCAGACGGACCTGGCGGTGCTGCGGGTGAAGGCCGAGGGGAAGCTGCCTTACCTGGAGATGGGCACCTCGGGCGACCTGATGATCGGCGAGACCGTGATCGCCATCGGCAACCCCTTCGGCCTGTCCCACACCGTGACCACCGGGGTGGTCAGCGCCGTGAACCGCACGATCCGGGGCGACAACGACCGGGTGTACACCGACTTCATCCAGACCGACGCCTCGATCAACCCGGGCAACTCCGGCGGCCCGCTGCTCAACATCCTGGGCGAGCTGGTGGGCATCAACACGGCCATCTACCAGAAGGCCCAGGGGATCGGGTTCGCGATCCCCATCGACAAGGCCCGGCGCATCGTGGAGAGCCTGCTGACCTACGGCACGGTGCACCGGGCGTGGCTGGGCATCCACGTCCAGGACCTGAACCCGGACCTGGCCCGGTACTTCGGCGTGAAAAAGGGCGTGGTGATCACCCGGGTGTTCGAGGACAGCCCGGCGGCCCAGGCCGGCCTGGAGCGGGGCGACGTGATCGTGGCCATGGGCGGCCGGCCGGTGGAGGACCGGGAGACGTTCTTCCAGCGCTTGGCGGGGTACACGGCGGGCAACCGGATCCGGCTCCGGGTGCTCCGGCGGGGCAAGGAAGAGGAGCACACCGTCGCCACTCGCGAGATCCCGGACGAATACGTGGAGTACCTGGCCAAGGAGTGGCTGGGCCTGGAGGTGACCCCCAACTCCCGCGCCCTGGCCAGGAAGTACGGCCTGTTCACCGATCGGGGAATGGTGATCGTGCGGGTGACGCCCCGCTCGGCTGCGGCGCGGGCCGGCATCGAGCCGGGCGATGTGCTGCGCCAGGTCAACGACCAGCGGGTGGACAGCGCGTCCTCGTTCCGGGAGGCCGTGCTGGCGGCCAGCCAGAGGGAGACCGTGGTGCTGGTCGTCCAGCGGGGCCGGGTCGCCTACTACGTGACCCTGACTCCGTGA
- the nth gene encoding endonuclease III: MDDRERAAEIDRILRARYPETTALRFRDPFTLLVAAILAAQCTDERVNRVTETLFDRFPTPEAFARADLAEIEQAVRPTGYYRQKARTLQTCCRELVERFGGRVPESVEQMVTLPGVGRKTANLVLGNSLGIPGVFVDTHVKRVSARLGLTRHTDPDRIEADLERLVPPERRVAFSNLLTHLGREICKARKPRCEACPVESLCPRMGVGP, encoded by the coding sequence ATGGATGACCGCGAGCGGGCGGCCGAGATCGATCGGATCCTCCGGGCCCGGTACCCGGAGACCACGGCGTTGCGGTTTCGCGACCCGTTCACCCTGCTGGTGGCGGCGATCCTGGCGGCCCAGTGCACCGACGAGCGGGTGAACCGGGTCACCGAGACCCTGTTCGACCGGTTCCCCACCCCCGAGGCGTTCGCCCGGGCAGACCTGGCGGAGATCGAGCAGGCGGTCCGGCCGACCGGGTACTACCGTCAGAAGGCCCGCACCCTGCAGACCTGCTGCCGGGAGCTGGTGGAACGGTTCGGGGGCCGGGTGCCCGAAAGCGTGGAGCAGATGGTCACCCTGCCGGGCGTGGGCCGGAAGACCGCGAACCTGGTGCTGGGTAACAGCCTGGGGATTCCTGGGGTGTTCGTGGACACCCACGTGAAAAGGGTGTCGGCCCGCCTGGGTCTCACCCGCCACACCGATCCCGACCGGATCGAGGCCGACCTGGAGCGGCTCGTCCCCCCGGAGCGGCGGGTGGCGTTCTCGAACCTCCTGACCCACCTGGGCCGCGAGATCTGCAAGGCCCGCAAACCGAGGTGCGAGGCATGTCCCGTGGAGTCGCTGTGTCCGAGGATGGGGGTGGGGCCGTGA
- a CDS encoding sigma-70 family RNA polymerase sigma factor gives MALYLRDIRKTRLLTPQEEIELALRIEKGDEAARRRMIESNLRLVVKIAKRYVNRGLPFLDLIEEGNVGLIKAVERFKASKGCRFSTYATWWIRQSIERALTNQVRTIRLPVHVSDDLDRLRRVTEHLTRSLRRPPTEEELAAETGFKPEYVDRLLKIQRRVLSMDQALDVDGDFTLQDKLEDPHAPNPTDNLLREKVTRLVRSKISVLTEREKKILVLRFGLDGGEPMTLERIGRIFGVTRERIRQIQVEALAKLRQAIEADGAGFHDLA, from the coding sequence ATGGCTCTGTACCTCCGGGACATCCGCAAGACCCGGCTCCTCACCCCCCAGGAGGAGATCGAGCTGGCGCTTCGCATCGAGAAGGGGGACGAGGCCGCCCGGCGGCGCATGATCGAGTCGAACCTGAGGCTGGTCGTCAAGATCGCCAAGCGTTACGTCAACCGGGGCCTGCCATTCCTGGACCTGATCGAGGAGGGGAACGTGGGCCTGATCAAGGCGGTGGAACGGTTCAAGGCCTCGAAGGGGTGCCGGTTCTCCACCTACGCCACCTGGTGGATCCGCCAGTCCATCGAGCGGGCCCTGACGAACCAGGTGCGCACGATTCGGCTGCCGGTCCACGTGTCCGACGACCTGGACCGTTTGAGACGGGTGACCGAGCACCTCACCCGAAGCCTACGGCGGCCCCCCACCGAGGAGGAGCTGGCCGCGGAGACCGGGTTCAAGCCCGAGTACGTGGACCGTTTGCTCAAGATCCAGCGGCGGGTGCTCAGCATGGACCAGGCGTTGGACGTGGACGGCGACTTCACCCTCCAGGACAAGCTGGAGGACCCCCACGCCCCGAACCCCACGGACAACCTGCTGCGCGAGAAGGTGACCCGGCTGGTTCGGTCGAAGATCTCGGTGCTCACCGAGCGGGAGAAGAAGATCCTGGTGCTTCGGTTCGGCCTGGACGGAGGTGAGCCCATGACCCTGGAGCGGATCGGCAGGATCTTCGGGGTCACCCGGGAGCGGATCCGCCAGATCCAGGTGGAGGCCCTGGCGAAGCTCCGGCAAGCCATCGAGGCCGACGGCGCCGGGTTCCACGACCTGGCTTGA
- a CDS encoding ComEA family DNA-binding protein: MSSRALRAAVLGVAISLATVPVAATAAQEAGTQQAATERIDLNTATVEQFMGLKGVGEVTARAIVDYREQNGPFRSVDDLIRVRGIGEKKLEALRPFVKVE, translated from the coding sequence ATGTCGAGTCGCGCCCTGAGAGCGGCGGTGCTCGGCGTCGCGATTTCGCTCGCCACGGTTCCGGTGGCAGCGACCGCGGCCCAGGAGGCGGGCACCCAGCAGGCGGCGACGGAGCGCATCGATCTGAACACGGCGACCGTAGAGCAGTTCATGGGACTCAAGGGAGTGGGCGAGGTCACGGCCCGGGCCATCGTGGACTACCGGGAGCAGAACGGCCCCTTCCGATCGGTGGACGACCTGATCCGGGTCAGAGGCATCGGCGAGAAGAAGCTCGAAGCGCTGCGCCCGTTTGTCAAAGTCGAGTAG
- a CDS encoding DUF2062 domain-containing protein, which yields MGRPQRGKRVRPGWEKTARYFYYRCVRIHGRPREVALGMAIGLFVGFTPTMGVQMIIAVALAAVLGQNKLAAALGAWITNPLTAPPIYSMTYALGAWLLGMPLRPPEGFWRAFTHLSDLTHHIFAPLWLGGLVLGVPAAALGWWLTYEAVIAYRLKIRHRKANRMHKWKWSPQHGWHRVSLARPEPSSDSGGPRPPPEEPAAGTGGKHG from the coding sequence ATGGGGCGTCCGCAGCGAGGGAAGCGCGTTCGCCCCGGGTGGGAGAAGACCGCCCGGTACTTCTACTACCGGTGCGTGAGGATCCACGGCCGCCCCAGGGAGGTGGCCCTGGGCATGGCCATCGGGCTGTTCGTGGGGTTCACCCCCACCATGGGGGTGCAGATGATCATCGCGGTGGCCTTGGCCGCCGTGCTCGGCCAGAACAAGCTGGCCGCCGCCCTGGGGGCGTGGATCACGAACCCCCTGACGGCCCCGCCCATCTACTCCATGACCTACGCCCTGGGGGCCTGGCTCCTGGGGATGCCCCTGCGGCCGCCCGAGGGGTTCTGGCGGGCCTTCACCCACCTCAGCGACCTGACCCATCACATCTTCGCGCCCCTGTGGCTCGGAGGCCTGGTGCTCGGGGTGCCCGCGGCCGCGCTCGGCTGGTGGCTCACGTACGAGGCGGTGATCGCCTACCGCCTGAAGATTCGGCACCGCAAGGCGAACCGGATGCACAAGTGGAAGTGGAGCCCACAGCACGGGTGGCACCGGGTCTCCCTGGCCCGGCCCGAGCCGTCGTCGGACTCCGGCGGCCCTCGTCCTCCCCCCGAGGAGCCGGCCGCCGGCACCGGAGGCAAGCATGGATGA
- a CDS encoding SNF2-related protein, translated as MQHQLTITPHQAAYFAHDLTRRAAGGLDRLTMSLFDAAVDLNPHQIEAALFALESPLSKGVVLADEVGLGKTIEAGIVLCQLWAERKRRLLVLCPASLRKQWALELEEKLHLPTFVLDARSHREALRQGRSPLAEKAVLILSFHYAYRLREELKSIAWDLVVIDEAHKLRNAYRPSNKVGQGIRWATERCRKLLLTATPLQNSLLELYGLASLIDEHLFGDVSSFRAQYASAGANLNELRERLRNFCKRTLRNHVTEYIRYTERRAITRPFRPTDEEHALYEAVSAFLRRPESYALPARQRHLTALILRKLLASSPLAIAATLETLAARLETLRDERVRDDPELAQSLIEGEEIEDELLDEILAENGNTTEDAGHGPVGIDRRQLQAEIDELKRLAAWARSVGTDTKARALLKALEIGFEQMSAIGARRKALVFTESRRTQEYLRTFLEENGYRGQVVLFNGTNRGPEATAIYERWRERNAGTGRVTGSRPVDIRTALIEHFRDEATIMIATEAGAEGVNLQFCSLVVNYDLPWNPQRIEQRIGRCHRYGQKHDVVVINFLNERNEADRRVLELLEQKFQLFSGIFGASDEVLGTIESGVDFEKRILAIYQECRTPEEIDVAFEQLQAELDEQIRTRLDEARRTLFEHFDEDVHERLRLRLADAQAQLDRVGKRFWALTRYMLADRARFEDAALTFELHRPPREDIRPGRYHLISKTAQRDEGDVGDGHDAFLYRLSHPLGEYVLDAAKALPTPPATVVFDITGHPTRVLAVEALRGRSGYLTLARLVIESYEREEYLLFSGFDDDGRALDQETMEKLFGLSGRIDGNTQIPAAVEQRLAAEIERHAAATLSRSLEENNRHFHEAREKLERWADDMILAAEKALRDTKEQIKALRREARQATTLEEQHAIQERMRRLERQQRRQRQEIFRVEDEIMEKRDRLIDQLEKRLAQKQELERLFTIRWRVE; from the coding sequence ATGCAGCACCAACTGACGATCACGCCTCACCAAGCCGCATACTTCGCTCACGATCTTACCCGTCGTGCGGCGGGTGGGCTGGACCGGCTGACCATGTCGCTTTTCGATGCCGCTGTGGATCTGAATCCCCACCAGATCGAGGCGGCTCTCTTCGCGTTGGAGTCGCCGCTGTCCAAGGGGGTGGTGCTTGCCGACGAGGTAGGGCTCGGTAAGACGATCGAGGCCGGAATCGTCCTCTGCCAACTCTGGGCCGAGCGCAAGCGGCGGTTGTTGGTGTTATGCCCGGCCTCGCTCCGCAAACAGTGGGCGCTGGAACTCGAAGAGAAACTCCACCTCCCAACGTTCGTTCTCGATGCGCGGTCGCACCGCGAAGCACTCAGGCAAGGGCGCTCGCCACTGGCGGAAAAGGCTGTCCTCATCCTCTCCTTTCACTACGCCTATCGACTGCGCGAGGAGCTGAAGTCGATCGCCTGGGATCTCGTCGTCATTGACGAGGCCCACAAGTTGCGCAACGCCTACCGGCCCAGCAACAAAGTGGGCCAAGGGATCCGCTGGGCGACGGAGAGGTGCCGAAAGCTTCTGCTCACGGCCACACCGCTGCAGAACTCGCTCCTCGAACTCTACGGACTGGCGTCGCTCATCGACGAGCATCTGTTTGGGGATGTGAGCTCGTTTCGTGCCCAGTACGCGAGCGCCGGTGCCAACCTGAACGAGCTGCGCGAGCGTCTGCGGAACTTCTGCAAACGCACCCTGCGCAATCATGTGACGGAGTACATCCGCTACACAGAGCGGAGAGCCATCACCCGCCCGTTCCGCCCCACGGACGAGGAGCACGCTCTCTACGAGGCCGTTTCTGCCTTTCTGCGGCGCCCAGAGAGCTACGCGCTGCCTGCGCGCCAGCGCCATCTGACGGCGCTCATCCTGCGAAAACTCCTGGCCTCTTCGCCGCTGGCCATAGCGGCAACGCTGGAGACGCTGGCCGCACGGCTGGAGACGCTGCGTGACGAGCGCGTGCGCGACGACCCCGAGCTGGCGCAGTCTCTGATCGAGGGCGAGGAAATAGAGGACGAGCTGCTCGACGAGATCCTCGCCGAGAACGGGAACACCACAGAGGACGCCGGGCACGGACCGGTAGGGATCGACCGGCGCCAGCTCCAGGCCGAGATCGACGAGCTCAAACGTCTCGCCGCCTGGGCGCGCAGCGTCGGCACGGATACCAAGGCCAGGGCCCTGCTCAAGGCGTTGGAGATCGGCTTCGAACAGATGAGCGCTATCGGCGCCCGGCGCAAGGCCCTGGTGTTCACCGAGTCGCGCCGCACCCAGGAATACCTCAGGACCTTTCTGGAGGAGAACGGCTACCGGGGCCAGGTAGTGCTGTTCAACGGCACCAACAGGGGGCCGGAGGCCACGGCCATCTACGAGCGCTGGCGCGAGCGCAACGCCGGCACGGGCCGCGTCACCGGATCGCGCCCGGTGGACATCCGCACGGCGCTCATCGAACACTTCCGCGACGAGGCGACGATCATGATCGCCACCGAGGCCGGCGCCGAGGGGGTAAACCTCCAGTTCTGCTCCCTGGTGGTCAACTACGACCTGCCTTGGAACCCTCAACGCATCGAGCAGCGCATCGGCCGCTGCCACCGGTACGGGCAGAAGCACGACGTGGTGGTGATCAATTTCCTGAATGAGCGTAACGAAGCCGACCGGCGGGTGCTCGAGCTCCTGGAGCAGAAGTTCCAGCTCTTCAGCGGTATTTTCGGAGCCTCGGACGAGGTGCTCGGCACCATCGAGTCGGGGGTTGACTTCGAAAAGCGCATTCTCGCCATCTACCAGGAGTGCCGCACACCCGAAGAGATCGACGTGGCCTTCGAGCAGCTACAGGCCGAGCTCGACGAGCAGATCCGCACGCGGCTCGACGAGGCGCGCCGGACCCTGTTCGAACACTTCGACGAGGACGTGCACGAGCGCCTGCGCCTCCGGCTGGCCGACGCCCAGGCCCAGCTCGACCGTGTGGGCAAGCGTTTCTGGGCGCTCACGCGGTACATGCTCGCCGACCGCGCGCGGTTCGAGGACGCGGCGCTCACCTTCGAACTCCACCGCCCGCCCCGCGAGGACATTCGCCCCGGCCGCTACCATCTGATCTCCAAGACCGCGCAGCGCGACGAGGGCGATGTGGGCGACGGGCACGATGCCTTCCTCTACAGGCTCTCGCACCCACTCGGCGAGTACGTCCTCGATGCCGCCAAGGCCCTGCCGACCCCTCCGGCGACCGTCGTCTTCGACATCACCGGCCATCCGACGCGGGTGCTGGCCGTGGAAGCGCTGCGCGGCCGAAGCGGCTACCTCACCCTCGCCCGACTTGTGATTGAATCCTACGAGCGCGAGGAGTATCTGCTGTTCTCTGGGTTCGACGACGACGGCCGGGCGCTCGACCAGGAGACCATGGAGAAGCTCTTCGGGTTGTCTGGCCGCATTGATGGCAATACCCAGATCCCTGCGGCGGTGGAACAACGGCTGGCTGCGGAGATCGAGCGCCACGCCGCCGCCACCCTCAGCCGATCGCTCGAAGAGAACAACCGCCACTTCCACGAGGCCCGTGAGAAGCTCGAACGCTGGGCCGATGATATGATCCTCGCCGCCGAAAAGGCGCTCAGGGACACGAAGGAACAGATCAAGGCGCTCCGCCGCGAGGCCCGGCAGGCGACCACGCTCGAAGAGCAGCACGCCATCCAGGAGCGGATGCGCCGGCTTGAGCGGCAACAGCGCCGCCAGCGCCAGGAGATCTTTCGGGTCGAGGACGAGATCATGGAAAAGCGCGACCGTCTCATCGACCAACTGGAGAAGCGACTGGCGCAGAAGCAGGAACTCGAACGCCTGTTCACGATCCGGTGGCGGGTTGAGTAG
- a CDS encoding class II SORL domain-containing protein has protein sequence MSAIGDLYKQADWKAEKHVPVIECPDTVAADEAFEVKVCVGKEIAHPNTTEHHIRWIRLYFLPEGGKAPFEVANLEFTAHGESAEGANAGPAYTHHQASAFLKLKTSGRLIATSYCNIHGLWESAKDVRVG, from the coding sequence ATGAGCGCGATCGGAGACCTGTACAAGCAAGCCGACTGGAAGGCCGAGAAGCACGTGCCCGTGATCGAGTGCCCCGACACGGTGGCGGCCGACGAGGCCTTCGAGGTCAAGGTGTGCGTGGGCAAGGAGATCGCCCACCCGAACACCACCGAGCACCATATCCGGTGGATCCGGCTCTACTTCCTGCCCGAGGGGGGGAAGGCCCCGTTCGAGGTGGCGAACCTGGAGTTCACGGCCCACGGGGAGTCGGCCGAGGGCGCAAACGCCGGCCCGGCCTACACCCACCACCAGGCGAGCGCGTTCCTGAAGCTCAAAACCTCGGGCAGGCTGATCGCCACCAGCTACTGCAACATCCACGGGTTGTGGGAGAGCGCCAAGGACGTCCGGGTCGGCTGA
- a CDS encoding DNA polymerase ligase N-terminal domain-containing protein, whose protein sequence is MPRFVVHEHHARRLHWDLRLEHEGVLVSFAVPKGVPLRPGERRLAVRTPDHALGYIDFEGEIPEGHYGAGTVAIWDRGAYETVEGGPGGHWAVRLGGQRLRGRWALIPFPKAGEGAHLLVRAREPEA, encoded by the coding sequence ATGCCCCGGTTCGTCGTCCACGAGCACCACGCCCGCCGCCTCCACTGGGACCTGCGCCTGGAGCACGAGGGGGTGCTGGTGAGCTTCGCCGTGCCCAAGGGCGTGCCCCTGCGGCCGGGCGAGCGGAGGCTCGCGGTGCGCACCCCGGATCACGCCCTCGGGTACATCGACTTCGAGGGCGAGATCCCCGAGGGGCACTACGGGGCCGGAACCGTGGCCATCTGGGACCGGGGAGCCTACGAAACGGTCGAGGGCGGGCCGGGCGGGCACTGGGCCGTTCGGCTCGGGGGGCAGCGACTCCGGGGGCGCTGGGCCCTCATCCCGTTCCCCAAGGCAGGGGAGGGCGCCCACCTCCTGGTGCGCGCCAGGGAGCCCGAAGCATGA
- a CDS encoding ketopantoate reductase family protein, with translation MTTGTPLRVAVVGMGALGSVFAAVYEEAGFRVVGVERDPERLRRLRDPSLGVRFPDGTLRPYPEVTGYPLGEPGAFDLIHVSVKGYDTARAAEDLAPLVGEDSVVLSVQNGLGNLEALAARWGADRVLGGITAHSAETLPDGTVRYRGGRGPLLAVGPFGPPRPCVLTVTQTLKAALGGCGYHVEPVDDVEPVRWKKFIANVATNPVAALTGRTGRQMLASPSLCRLIDLLAEEAAAVARARGLRFSELDDPGGFSRWALEGVGDNRISMLQDVEARRPTEIGTLNEALVAEGERLGLPCPAHRAVALLVRALEEAFGPAHPERVPDCGPNGYLSDPTG, from the coding sequence GTGACGACCGGAACCCCCTTGCGCGTGGCCGTGGTGGGCATGGGCGCGCTGGGGTCCGTGTTCGCCGCGGTGTACGAGGAGGCCGGGTTTCGGGTGGTGGGGGTGGAGCGGGACCCCGAGCGGCTTCGCCGGCTCCGGGACCCGAGCTTGGGTGTGCGGTTTCCCGACGGCACCCTGCGCCCGTACCCCGAGGTCACGGGATACCCCCTGGGAGAGCCCGGCGCGTTCGACCTGATCCACGTCTCGGTCAAGGGGTACGACACGGCCCGGGCGGCCGAGGACCTGGCGCCCCTGGTCGGGGAGGACTCGGTGGTCCTGTCGGTGCAGAACGGCCTGGGCAACCTCGAGGCCCTGGCCGCCCGGTGGGGGGCCGACCGGGTGCTGGGAGGCATCACGGCCCACAGCGCCGAGACGCTGCCCGACGGAACCGTACGCTACCGCGGAGGCCGGGGGCCCCTGCTCGCCGTGGGCCCGTTTGGCCCGCCCCGGCCTTGCGTGCTCACCGTCACCCAGACCCTGAAGGCCGCACTGGGAGGCTGCGGATACCACGTGGAGCCGGTGGACGACGTGGAGCCCGTGCGGTGGAAGAAGTTCATCGCCAACGTGGCCACCAACCCCGTGGCCGCCCTCACGGGCCGCACCGGCCGGCAGATGCTCGCCAGCCCATCCCTGTGCCGGCTGATCGACCTGCTGGCCGAGGAGGCCGCCGCCGTGGCCCGGGCGCGGGGCCTGAGGTTCTCCGAACTGGACGACCCCGGCGGGTTCAGCCGCTGGGCCCTGGAGGGCGTCGGCGACAACCGGATCTCGATGCTCCAGGACGTGGAGGCCCGAAGGCCCACCGAGATCGGAACCCTCAACGAGGCGCTGGTGGCCGAGGGCGAGCGGCTGGGGCTGCCCTGCCCGGCCCACCGGGCCGTGGCCCTTCTGGTCCGGGCCCTGGAGGAGGCCTTCGGGCCCGCCCACCCCGAACGGGTGCCCGATTGTGGACCGAACGGGTATCTTTCGGACCCAACCGGGTAA
- a CDS encoding NAD+ synthase, with protein MRLFLCQMNATVGDIDGNARKVRDGIEHAKRLGADLAVFPEGALVGYPAEDLLFKPSFVAQNLQALEDLAEATRGITAVVGFVHRDDDLYNAAAVLHNGEVRAVVKKCILPNYGVFDEHRYFQRGDHTVVFRLDGCVFGVTICEDIWYPAGPARTQALAGGAQLLVNISASPYHAGKVEYRETMLSTRASDNAAVLAFCNLVGGQDELVFDGNSLVFSPRGQPIARGLPFEEDYLVVDLDPAEVLHQRLRDPRRRVAVRRETPAVPLAGVLDLPPVAHRDGPPLPRRTVEPPGPEEEVYRALVLGCRDYVEKNGFSRVVLGLSGGIDSALTASIAVDALGADRVTGVTMPSPHSSRGSVEDSRALAENLGIAFLEIPIGRVYEGFLETLAEPFAGRDPDVAEENIQARIRGTLLMALSNKFGWLVLSTGNKSETSVGYCTLYGDMAGGFAVLKDVTKTWVYRLARWRNAEARRPWIPEEILVKEPSAELRPGQKDTDTLPPYDLLDPILQGYVEDDRPVEGLEAEFGPEVVRQVVAMVDRNEYKRRQAPPGVKITPRAFGKDRRFPITNGFRPWSHPAGGKAGR; from the coding sequence ATGCGGTTGTTCCTTTGCCAGATGAACGCCACCGTCGGGGACATCGACGGCAACGCCCGGAAGGTGCGCGACGGCATCGAGCACGCCAAGCGACTGGGGGCCGACCTGGCCGTGTTCCCCGAGGGGGCCCTGGTGGGCTACCCGGCAGAAGACCTCCTGTTCAAACCCTCGTTCGTCGCCCAGAACCTCCAGGCCCTCGAGGACCTGGCCGAGGCCACCCGGGGCATCACCGCGGTGGTGGGGTTCGTCCACCGGGACGACGACCTGTACAACGCCGCGGCCGTCCTGCACAACGGCGAGGTCCGGGCCGTGGTGAAGAAGTGCATCCTGCCCAACTACGGGGTGTTCGACGAGCACCGGTACTTCCAGCGGGGCGACCACACGGTGGTGTTCCGGCTGGACGGATGCGTGTTCGGGGTGACCATCTGCGAGGACATCTGGTACCCCGCCGGCCCGGCCCGCACCCAGGCCCTGGCCGGGGGCGCCCAGCTCCTGGTGAACATCTCGGCCTCCCCCTACCACGCGGGCAAGGTGGAGTACCGGGAGACCATGCTCTCGACCCGGGCCTCGGACAACGCGGCCGTGCTGGCCTTCTGCAACCTGGTGGGGGGCCAGGACGAGCTGGTGTTCGACGGCAACTCCCTGGTCTTCTCCCCCCGGGGCCAGCCCATCGCCCGGGGGCTCCCCTTCGAGGAGGACTACCTGGTGGTGGACCTGGACCCGGCCGAGGTGCTCCACCAGCGGCTCCGGGACCCCCGCCGCCGGGTGGCCGTGCGCAGGGAGACGCCGGCCGTACCCCTGGCCGGCGTCCTGGACCTGCCGCCCGTGGCCCACCGGGACGGCCCTCCCCTGCCCCGACGCACCGTGGAGCCCCCCGGCCCCGAGGAGGAGGTGTACCGGGCCCTGGTGCTGGGGTGCCGGGACTACGTGGAGAAGAACGGGTTCTCCAGGGTGGTGCTGGGGCTGAGCGGGGGCATCGACTCGGCCCTGACCGCCTCGATCGCGGTGGACGCTCTCGGCGCCGACCGGGTCACCGGCGTGACCATGCCCTCGCCCCACTCGAGCCGGGGCAGCGTGGAGGACAGCCGAGCCCTGGCCGAGAACCTGGGGATCGCGTTCCTCGAGATCCCGATCGGCCGGGTGTACGAGGGGTTCCTCGAGACCCTGGCGGAGCCGTTCGCGGGCCGGGACCCCGACGTGGCCGAAGAGAACATCCAGGCCCGCATCCGGGGCACCCTGCTCATGGCGCTGTCGAACAAGTTCGGGTGGCTGGTGCTGAGCACCGGCAACAAGAGCGAGACCTCGGTGGGGTACTGCACCTTGTACGGGGACATGGCCGGCGGGTTCGCGGTGCTGAAGGACGTGACCAAGACCTGGGTGTACCGGCTGGCCCGGTGGAGAAACGCCGAGGCCCGGCGCCCCTGGATCCCCGAGGAGATCCTGGTCAAGGAGCCCAGCGCCGAGCTCCGGCCCGGCCAGAAGGACACGGACACCCTGCCCCCCTACGACCTCCTCGACCCGATCCTGCAGGGGTACGTGGAGGACGACCGGCCCGTGGAGGGGCTGGAGGCCGAGTTCGGGCCCGAGGTGGTGCGGCAGGTGGTGGCCATGGTGGACCGCAACGAGTACAAGCGCCGCCAGGCTCCGCCCGGCGTGAAGATCACGCCCCGGGCCTTCGGGAAGGACCGCCGGTTTCCCATCACCAACGGGTTCCGGCCCTGGTCCCACCCGGCCGGCGGCAAGGCCGGGAGGTAG